Proteins co-encoded in one Aspergillus flavus chromosome 2, complete sequence genomic window:
- a CDS encoding putative epimerase/dehydratase family protein — MMWDYYCDKSILITGASGFLGTAITHRLASKARPKRIYILCRRGESQLIRKWQRNLPEADFKWLFNLESITVIDGDIMQADLGLSPQMITELQKEVNIIIHAASTINLTYSLERVFDHIVQPSESLAQLALGFTCLDRFVYVSTAFANTHLYKLSSKPQTEINEEIYPLLGEGKLLDDSLLSAQDARDQITKTGSSTEFELHDFPWPYAYGKHLAERLVLNLFIEKGWASKVLILRPSVIGPAEKYPYPGYSVPLSTPSTALATAMIASSVFSVVVPTRCSKPEIEATIDEVPVDVVVDRMVAHVAFNTTGCVHAVGGERGRLSFMDFWGAAMKLRRLPWEPRIIWSSTVDWHSPDLHPVLRLYVILGTAFLFTEEKTNNLWKMLSPDERGDMILFRNTAGKSYELISRREHIRFLIRLFAKRTIFPAWLLVYLCR, encoded by the exons ATGATGTGGGACTATTATTGCGATAAGTCTATTCTCATCACGGGAGCCTCCGGCTTCCTAGGAACTGCTATCACCCATCGGTTAGCTTCGAAAGCTCGTCCCAAGCGCATTTATATACTTTGCAGGAGGGGTGAAAG CCAACTGATCAGAAAATGGCAGAGAAATCTGCCCGAGGCGGACTTCAAGTGGCTATTCAACTTGGAGTCTATAACGGTGATCGATGGAGACATCATGCAGGCAGACCTTGGACTTTCGCCTCAGATGATTACTGAGCTGCAGAAAGAGGTCAACATCATTATCCATGCGGCTTCCACAATCAACTTGACCTATTCGCTTGAGCGGGTGTTTGATCATATTGTCCAGCCAAGCGAATCCTTAGCTCAGTTAGCCCTAGGTTTTACCTGCCTGGATCGATTCGTCTATGTTTCCACAGCCTTCGCCAACACACATCTTTACAAGCTTTCGAGCAAGCCCCAGACAGAGATAAATGAAGAGATCTACCCACTCCTGGGCGAGGGAAAGCTGTTGGATGACAGCCTTCTTAGTGCCCAGGATGCCCGTGACCAAATCACGAAGACTGGCTCCTCGACTGAATTTGAACTCCACGATTTTCCCTGGCCGTATGCGTATGGGAAGCACCTCGCAGAGCGATTGGTCCTAAACCTCTTCATCGAAAAGGGATGGGCATCGAAGGTGTTAATACTCCGCCCTTCTGTGATCGGACCAGCAGAGAAATATCCATACCCGGGATACAGTGTTCCCTTGTCAACACCATCAACGGCTCTCGCAACTGCAATGATTGCATCCTCTGTGTTTAGTGTCGTGGTGCCTACGCGGTGTTCCAAACCAGAAATCGAGGCTACCATTGACGAGGTCCCAGTGGACGTTGTTGTTGATCGAATGGTAGCCCATGTAGCTTTTAATACCACCGGTTGCGTCCATGCTGTGGGAGGCGAACGTGGCCGCCTTAGCTTCATGGACTTCTGGGGCGCCGCGATGAAGCTAAGAAGACTACCATGGGAGCCGCGGATAATCTGGTCATCGACTGTTGATTGGCATTCGCCGGACTTACACCCTGTGCTGCGACTCTATGTTATTCTGGGCACTGCCTTTCTCTTCACAGAGGAGAAGACAAATAACCTTTGGAAGATGCTTTCTCCTGATGAACGAGGTGATATGATATTGTTCAGGAACACTGCGGGGAAGTCATACGAGCTGATATCAAGACGGGAGCATATTAGATTCCTCATCAGATTGTTTGCAAAGAGGACTATTTTTCCAGCGTGGCTACTGGTGTATTTGTGTCGATGA
- a CDS encoding putative efflux pump antibiotic resistance protein (unnamed protein product), with the protein MTETDPNPDLLLSSLEASPSKLSTTQIQYAQSIPDSRHGASARRAADERDNGPEGKKLQFWIDRKVTLAFFPLCLLTLMVALEAASLSIALPVVTEELGGSAIEAFWSGTSFVLCSACCQLIFTSLSSAFGRQLLIVIAVIFFLVGTIVSGVATNFTQMLVGRSIQGTGGGGIIALSEVSVTDMVPFRLRGAYWGVLGSMWSVGSVIGPIMGGGFSTNSDWRWIFYINIPFAALSIPLIVIYLKIKTKKTTRREKLKNFDTVGLVLFVCSTASFLVALSWGGVMYAWHSWRVLVPLIIGTIGIIGVMGYETHIPKDPILQVSGIDNHSLLINYIGTVLQGLTLWCILYYLPLYGEAVHGLKPLPAGVAALPLAFAIAPSACASGIIAVVSGRYRILIWIGWAVATLGFGVLCYFNRTTKGAIWISLIAIPGLGLGALVTSIAYAIQACSETRHLATATALFSFFRAFGQSLGVAIGGVIFQNRMEANLQKYPALAPMAKKISHNAVALVGKMQTVPASQNKDDLRQAYTDSLRAVWIFCCVCTAVGGILSLFTKEYSIDQTHDTDQGLEE; encoded by the exons ATGACAGAGACAGATCCCAATCCTGACCTTCTCCTATCGTCGTTGGAAGCCAGTCCTTCAAAGCTCTCGACGACTCAAATACAATACGCTCAGTCAATTCCTGATAGTCGCCATGGAGCATCTGCCCGTCGGGCTGCTGACGAACGTGACAATGGCCCcgagggaaagaagcttCAATTCTGGATTGATCGTAAAGTCACATTGGCCTTCTTCCCACTGTGCCTATTGACTTTGATGGTAGCACTCGAAGCTGCCTCTCTGTCAATTGCACTTCCG GTTGTTACTGAAGAGTTAGGTGGCTCGGCCATTGAGGCCTTCTGGAGCGGAACCTCATTTGTCTTGTGTTCTGCCT GTTGCCAGCTAATATTTACATCTCTATCAAGTGCTTTTGGTCGCCAACTTTTGATAGTCATTGCTGTCATCTTTTTCCTCGTGGGGACTATCGTGTCTGGAGTAGCGACAAACTTCACCCAGATGCTGGTGGGCCGCTCCATTCAGGGAACCGGCGGGGGTGGCATTATTGCACTAAGTGAGGTATCTGTCACTGACATGGTCCCGTTCCGACTGCGAGGTGCATACTGGGGTGTTCTGGGATCAATGTGGAGCGTCGGATCTGTGATCGGACCTATAATGGGAGGTGGTTTCTCAACGAATTCGGACTGG CGATGGatcttttatatcaatatTCCGTTTGCAGCTCTGTCAATCCCgctaatagtaatatacttGAAaatcaagaccaagaagacGACCAGGCGCGAGAAGCTCAAAAATTTTGATACGGTCGGATTAGTCCTCTTCGTATGCAGTACTGCATCTTTCTTGGTGGCTCTCAGCTGGGGCGGAGTGATGTATGCCTGGCATTCTTGGAGGGTGTTAGTACCTTTGATCATTGGGACTATTGGCATCATCGGGGTGATGGGCTACGAGACCCATATCCCCAAAGACCCAATTTTGCAAGTGTCAGGGATTGATAACCACTCTTTATTAATCAATTATATTGGCACGGTGTTGCAAGGGCTTACACTCTGGTGTATCCTGTATTATCTTCCCCTTTATGGGGAAGCAGTTCATGGACTCAAGCCTCTTCCTGCCGGGGTTGCAGCTCTACCACTTGCCTTTGCCATTGCGCCGAGCGCTTGCGCGTCGGGGATTATTGCGGTGGTATCGGGGCGCTACCGCATTCTCATCTGGATCGGTTGGGCCGTCGCTACACTAGGCTTCGGTGTCCTCtgctattttaatagaacaACGAAGGGGGCTATTTGGATCTCTCTTATCGCAATCCCAGGCCTAGGCCTAGGTGCACTTGTGACAAGTATCGCGTATGCCATTCAGGCTTGCTCGGAGACTCGCCATTTAGCTACTGCGACTGCGCTTTTCAGCTTCTTTCGTGCATTTGGGCAGTCGCTGGGTGTAGCCATTGGCGGCGTGATCTTTCAGAATCGTATGGAGGCGAACTTGCAGAAGTACCCGGCATTGGCACCTATGGCAAAGAAGATAAGCCACAATGCGGTTGCATTGGTGGGAAAGATGCAGACGGTACCAGCATCGCAGAACAAGGATGATCTCCGCCAAGCGTACACAGACAGCCTGCGGGCTGTCTGGATTTTCTGCTGCGTCTGCACAGCTGTTGGGGGTATTCTGAGTCTCTTCACGAAGGAGTATAGTATTGATCAAACACATGATACGGACCAAGGGCTTGAAGAGTAA